Proteins from a genomic interval of Trichoderma breve strain T069 chromosome 2, whole genome shotgun sequence:
- a CDS encoding ABC transporter transmembrane region domain-containing protein, with the protein MASNDKETASPQLSADNSTLVLDVASSPDRQATDNKPQRSSFKHLFSFTRWNHAGLLVAAVVASAAFASIKSVQSIILGKIFDVVSNFGAGHRSGNETMDQISHWALILLGMGIGNWAASTAFLALWSIFGELQANSIRQGVFQSLLSKKMSWYDSLDQGVSSLLVRIQTQTRELQLAASHVLGLLVADIILSLVSLAIAFSHSWKLTLILLATLPISMLALSLATRRLDPAIQAQKRDLETASKFATSSIKAIAIVKVFNGYDRELWQYYEAVKSAGRRYLIQAQCNCLQMSYVAFWVVGMFIAGFWYGTVLVDGGLTPGQVMTTFFSVLSAFQGIEALLPHWLVLSKGMSAGSFLLSILEKNDEPTVDEDGNRTQPATCVGNVDLVDVTFAYPSNPTKVVLNKSSFSFSAGQLTFIVGRSGSGKSTIGNLIAQFYEPSSGLVCLDGQPLTSLDPSWVRSKIALIQQLSVVFDDSFFNNVAIGLGDPENVTREAVSSACEFALLQSTLSGLPEGLDTRIGSHGLELSGGQRQRVALARARIRDPAVLILDEVTSSLDQINRGLAIDAIREWRRDKTTIIITHDISQIEDEDFVYVMEDASLVQQGLRSELALSSVGPFAAMTCQDPVKSPPSSTPTEVEDASPPRPFTLTERDVDGIDPAWHRLSQYKALGAGTEFALKLRKEQIWDSSDTEERPQTAVGATRYYETEKRDSYNSFDEYFGLPRRCSAPEAGRMPYSGSDYKMDFFDDSGYNTDELLYVFGKADRRENISSLRLASGRELPSDISNDVLSTNKCAKPSSLLATLGTVWPTLKPFDRILFILGIVVCFISSAAMPLFSFCLAKLFGALFLPVNRTVEAKKWALYLVAIAIIDSVSTGGGHYLIERTGQSWVNSLRLEALKKILRQPKSWFDKEENSASRINECLDRNAEETRNIVGRFIPIFINTFGMIAISLLWALSISWKLTLVALSPLLLMIGAVKGYTVLSGKWETRCNQGATDSGAILNETFVNIRVVRALMLEKYFSAKYQRLISHTLSLGMKRAGYTCGLFGLYQSMSYPMTALVFYYATLLLAKGDGVTTTQVLQVINLLLFSIGSSTGALSSMPQLTMAQATATQLLAYATMPIDSEEESQEGIKTSTPLPIEFKDVQFSYSQSPNSRVLRGVSFDITRGSCTAIVGSSGSGKSTIISLLMGLYCPSKDTASLTYAGIQFSKLDKQHLRSTMAYVSQTPHLFPATIVENIAYGLPKDSPLRNSLNVYAAAQAAGIHDFITSLPEGYATTVGDGGISLSGGQAQRLSIARALVRQPKLLVLDEPTSALDAESSGMIRETVRGLVERAKEQEGEMAIVVVTHTPDMMQICDNIVMIDGGVKVEEGSYEELMKARGPFRHLISRGEWHGGEES; encoded by the exons atggcttcaaacGATAAAGAGACGGCGTCGCCACAACTCTCGGCGGATAATTCAACACTGGTTCTTGACGTTGCTTCCTCTCCCGACCGCCAAGCCACCGACAACAAGCCCCAACGTTCATCTTTCAAgcatctcttctcctttaCAAGATGGAATCATGCGGGACTACTCGTTGCGGCGGTCGTTGCATCTGCCGCCTTTGCTTCAATCAAGTCGGTCCAATCGATCATCTTGGGCAAGATATTCGACGTCGTTTCCAACTTTGGGGCTGGCCATCGCTCTGGCAATGAAACCATGGACCAGATATCACACTGGGCCTTGATACTACTGGGCATGGGCATCGGAAATTGGGCTGCAAGCACGGCTTTTCTGGCGCTATGGTCCATCTTTGGAGAACTGCAAGCCAACTCCATCCGCCAAGGCGTCTTTCAAAGCCTACTCTCCAAGAAGATGTCTTGGTACGATTCTCTAGACCAAGGAGTCTCCAGCCTGCTGGTTAGAATCCAAAC ACAGACTCGGGAGCTTCAGCTGGCGGCATCACATGTCCTCGGACTCTTGGTCGCCGACATCATTCTTTCCCTCGTTTCTCTCGCTATAGCCTTCTCTCATTCCTGGAAACTCACCTTGATTCTACTTGCAACCCTACCCATATCCATGTTGGCCTTGTCATTAGCAACCAGGCGGCTAGATCCGGCAATCCAAGCTCAGAAGCGTGATCTAGAGACCGCGTCAAAGTTTGCTACTTCGTCTATCAaagccatcgccattgtcaaAGTTTTCAACGGATACGACCGCGAGCTCTGGCAATATTATGAAGCCGTCAAGTCGGCGGGTAGGCGATACTTGATACAGGCTCAGTGCAATTGCCTCCAGATGAGCTATGTCGCCTTCTGGGTCGTTGGCATGTTTATAGCGGGCTTTTGGTATGGAACTGTTCTCGTCGATGGAGGGCTGACGCCTGGCCAAGTCATGactacctttttttctgtccttTCGGCATTCCAGGGAATCGAGGCATTGCTACCGCATTGGCTTGTGTTATCCAAGGGCATGTCGGCGGGCTCCTTTCTTTTATCCATATTGGAGAAAAATGACGAACCAactgtcgatgaagacggcaaTCGGACGCAGCCTGCTACTTGCGTTGGAAATGTGGACTTGGTAGAT GTCACTTTTGCATATCCTTCCAATCCCACAAAAGTGGTTCTCAACAAAtcatccttttctttctcagcaGGCCAACTCACATTCATCGTTGGTAGAAGCGGGTCCGGCAAGAGCACGATCGGCAATCTCATTGCTCAATTTTATGAGCCTTCATCTGGACTCGTCTGTTTAGACGGGCAGCCCCTGACGAGCTTGGACCCGAGTTGGGTCCGATCCAAGATTGCTCTAATACAGCAATTGAGCGTGGTGTTTGACGACAGCTTTTTCAACAATGTGGCTATCGGCCTCGGTGATCCAGAGAATGTGACAAGAGAAGCCGTTTCCTCTGCTTGCGAATTTGCATTGCTACAATCTACACTTAGCGGCCTTCCAGAAGGCCTTGACACGCGCATCGGTTCACACGGGCTTGAGCTAAGTGGAGGTCAAAGACAAAGAGTTGCGCTTGCCCGAGCAAGAATTCGAGATCCAGCTGTGCTTATCCTTGATGAAGTGACGAGTAGTCTGGATCAAATCAACAGAGGCTTGGCGATAGATGCTATCAGAGAGTGGcgacgagacaagacaaccatcatcatcactcacgACATCAGTCAGattgaagacgaagactTTGTTTATGTGATGGAAGATGCTTCTTTGGTGCAACAGGGACTACGAAGCGAGCTGGCCTTGTCTTCAGTTGGGCCCTTTGCAGCTATGACGTGTCAGGATCCCGTTAAGTCTCCCCCCTCTTCTACGCCGACCGAGGTGGAAGATGCCAGTCCTCCTCGTCCG TTTACGCTCACAGAGCGAGATGTTGACGGCATAGATCCAGCCTGGCACCGGCTATCCCAGTATAAGGCTCTGGGAGCTGGAACAGAGTTTGCTTTGAAACTAAGAAAAGAGCAGATATGGGACAGCTCCGATACCGAAGAAAGACCACAGACAGCCGTTGGAGCTACACGCTACTATGAAACCGAGAAGAGGGACTCCTACAACTCTTTTGACGAATACTTTGGACTACCTCGTAGATGCAGCGCACCAGAGGCTGGTCGTATGCCTTATTCAGGAAGCGATTACAAGATGGACTTCTTTGACGATTCAGGGTACAACACAGACGAACTATTATATGTGTTTGGAAAAGCAGACCGTCGAGAGAATATTTCTAGTTTACGACTCGCCTCTGGCCGTGAGCTACCCTCGGATATTAGCAACGACGTACTTTCAACCAACAAATGTGCAAAGCCGAGCAGTCTACTGGCGACTCTAGGCACGGTTTGGCCAACGCTCAAACCATTTGATCGAATATTGTTCATTTTAGGAATCGTGGTTTGCTTTATCAGCTCAGCAGCAATGCCATTGTTCTCATTCTGTCTCGCAAAGCTCTTTGGAGCCCTATTCCTGCCAGTCAACAGGACAGTCGAGGCGAAAAAATGGGCTCTATATCTGGTGGCGATAGCCATCATTGACTCTGTCTCCACGGGCGGCGGTCACTATTTGATAGAAAGAACCGGCCAGTCCTGGGTAAACTCCCTTCGGTTGGAAGCTCTGAAGAAAATCCTGCGGCAGCCAAAGTCGTGGTTTGACAAGGAGGAGAACTCGGCCAGTCGAATCAACGAGTGTCTTGACAGAAACGCTGAGGAGACGCGAAACATTGTTGGGCGATTCATTCCTATCTTCATAAATACCTTTGGCATGATTGCTATTTCTCTCTTATGGGCTCTTTCAATATCCTGGAAACTCACTCTCGTCGCGCTTTCGCCCCTGCTTTTGATGATTGGCGCTGTCAAGGGGTATACCGTGCTCAGTGGCAAGTGGGAAACCAGATGCAATCAAGGAGCCACCGACTCTGGCGCAATTTTAAACGAGACGTTTGTCAATATCCGTGTCGTGCGAGCACTGATGCTTGAAAAGTACTTTAGCGCAAAGTACCAGAGGCTCATATCACATACCCTTAGCctggggatgaagagggcaGGCTATACTTGCGGACTATTTGGCTTATACCAATCAATGAGCTATCCCATGACTGCCTTGGTGTTCTATTATGCTACGCTCTTGCTGGCCAAGGGTGACGGCGTCACCACCACACAGGTACTACAAGTCATCAACTTATTACTATTTAGCATTGGAAGTTCAACCGGTGCTCTGAGCAGTATGCCTCAACTAACAATGGCCCAAGCAACCGCAACACAACTCCTAGCCTACGCAACAATGCCAATAGACTCAGAGGAAGAAAGCCAAGAAGGCATCAAGACCTCAACGCCTCTACCCATCGAATTCAAAGACGTCCAATTCTCATACTCACAGTCCCCCAACTCCCGCGTCCTCCGTGGAGTCTCCTTCGACATCACCCGCGGAAGCTGCACCGCCATCGTCGGCTCCTCAGGATCTGGCAAATCAACAATCATATCCCTCCTCATGGGCCTATACTGCCCATCAAAAGACACAGCATCGCTCACCTACGCAGGCATTCAATTCTCCAAGCTCGACAAACAACATCTCCGCTCAACAATGGCCTACGTCTCACAAACACCACATCTCTTCCCAGCAACCATTGTCGAAAACATTGCCTACGGCCTCCCTAAAGACTCTCCCCTCAGAAACAGCCTCAACGTATACGCTGCCGCTCAAGCAGCCGGCATCCACGACTTCATCACATCCCTCCCCGAAGGCTACGCCACGACGGTCGGCGACGGCGGAATCTCTCTTTCAGGAGGCCAAGCTCAGCGTCTTAGCATCGCCCGCGCACTCGTTCGCCAGCCGAAGCTCCTCGTTCTAGATGAGCCGACGAGTGCGCTCGACGCAGAGTCTTCGGGTATGATCCGTGAGACGGTTCGGGGGCTTGTAGAGCGGGCTAAGGAGCAGGAGGGCGAGATGGCTATTGTGGTGGTTACGCACACGCCTGATATGATGCAGATTTGTGATAACATTGTCATGATTGATGGTGGAGTCAAGGTCGAAGAGGGCAGTTATGAGGAGCTGATGAAGGCCAGGGGCCCATTTAGACATCTCATTAGCAGGGGTGAATGgcatggaggagaggaatcTTGA
- a CDS encoding polysaccharide biosynthesis domain-containing protein, with translation MDPLESMSTGGPLPKDFNADDAGNMEDMEKQFAVKVVQHMATYWAILEKVKGSGLRLTKIDDEIYDHLKEAFPEFDPTATIDEDQMKSKTGKERWRAFMMKYEKKVDDYNFGTMVRNNAKAEYEQDTTIFVPRMQFYAIEIARNRSGLNDWIYEKAQEEKNSSK, from the exons ATGGATCCCTTGGAGAGCATGTCAACTGGAGGGCCTCTGCCCAAGGATTTCAATGCCGACGATGCGGGCAACATGGAGGAT atggagaagcagtTTGCCGTCAAAG TCGTGCAGCACATGGCAACCTACTGGGCCATTCtcgaaaaggtcaagggcTCCGGCCTGCGACTGACCAAGATCGACGACGAGATCTACGACCACCTCAAGGAAGCCTTCCCCGAGTTCGACCCCACTGCCACGATCGATGAGGaccagatgaagagcaagacTGGCAAGGAGAGGTGGCGCGCCTTCATGATGAAGTACGAGAAGAAGGTGGACGACTACAACTTTGGCACCATGGTACGGAACAACGCCAAGGCCGAGTACGAGCAGGACACAACCATTTTCG TCCCCAGGATGCAGTTTTATGCCATTGAGATCGCCCG AAACCGAAGCGGCCTCAACGACTGGATATACGAAAAGGCtcaggaagagaagaatagcTCCAAATAA
- a CDS encoding major facilitator superfamily domain-containing protein, translating into MDIEEKGGLDSQGMEDFEIVRSDNAAARLGGPSHNEEDLSSSEKPRTEQSEATSLGSDTPISYLYLTFDTALPSPPIPEQPSVDGREPPPCPDLAAYTSPLSWGAYHKSILLILSCLATFLTAYTAGAYAPPANIMASDFETSRLVVVVGITLFCMGFAFAPMALAPMSEIWGRYPIFIIAGTVFVIFQAVCSVMPDVAGMLVSRFFVGVGGSVFSAVVGGVLADLWEKEERNTPMALFSGAVLAGTGAGPLVSAALIETVGSNNRAWKWSFWVQVILDVVLLLALVLFFKESRASVLLSKKAKKLNKWYEEMETYGIYGVWINDELAILASAASSQITVTANLNERNISTTPRLRRIRWIVKEDEQRASLGQIVLTSVRRPFHLLFTEPVVFCFSLWAAFSWGVLYLSFSVVPFLYGEDFSMSSRVYVAMMIASAAATIVGVYQEHLLKHPQWKKQEEGFQYSDSKFWAFMRRRFPAEAPEARLYFTCITAMLLPAGLFIAFLGSNGKGGYTKAVGLGLATWGIYSVYLATFNYLADTYHIYASSALAAQSFCRNVLGGSFPLITSVMFTNLGLRGAGGMLGGIATGLTVIPWVLLIYGERIRARSKFAKTLIKG; encoded by the exons AtggacattgaagaaaagggaggtCTGGACTCACAGGGGATGGAGGATTTTGAGATTGTTCGAAGCGATAATGCTGCCGCTCGCCTCGGTGGTCCATCGCATAACGAAGAAGACTTGTCATCGAGCGAAAAACCGCGGACAGAGCAGTCCGAAGCGACAAGCCTGGGAAGCGACACTCCGATATCGTATCTCTACCTCACCTTTGACACCGCATTACCGTCGCCCCCAATACCGGAACAGCCCAGTGTCGATGGTCGAGAGCCGCCCCCATGCCCAGACTTGGCGGCTTATACGTCTCCGTTGTCGTGGGGTGCTTATCACAAGAGTATCTTGCTCATACTCTCATGCTTGGCGACGTTTTTGACGGCATACACTGCAGGTGCTTACGCGCCGCCTGCAAATATTATGGCCAGTGACTTTGAGACATCTCGGCTTGTTGTGGTCGTCGGGATTACATTGTTCTGCATGGGATTTGCGTTTGCGCCAATGGCTCTGGCGCCAATGTCCGAGATTTGGGGGCGGTACCCCATCTTCATTATCGCCGGCACCGTCTTTGTCATCTTTCAAGCCGTCTGCTCTGTCATGCCGGATGTTGCCGGCATGCTGGTATCTCGTTTCTTTGTTGGCGTCGGAGGATCGGTCTTCTCTGCGGTCGTCGGAGGCGTGTTGGCCGATTTAtgggaaaaggaagaaagaaacacgCCAATGGCACTGTTTAGCGGTGCTGTCTTGGCTGGCACCGGAGCTGGTCCACTGGTTTCTGCTGCGTTGATTGAAACGGTGGGAAGCAATAATCGTGCTTGGAAGTGGTCATTTTGGGTTCAGGTTATACTCGACGTTGttctcctccttgccctcgtcctcttcttcaaagaaaGCCGGGCTTCTGTCCTGCTATCCAAGAAAGCGAAGAAGCTTAATAAGTGGTacgaagagatggaaacaTATGGTATATATGGTGTATGGATAAACGACGAGTTGGCTATATTGGCTTCCGCTGCCTCAAGTCAAATAACTGTCACGGCGAATCTGAACGAGCGAAATATCTCTACGACTCCTCGTTTACGAAGAATCCGATGGATagtcaaagaagatgaacaaCGCGCATCCTTGGGACAAATCGTTTTAACATCTGTCAGGAGAccatttcatcttctcttcacgGAACCAGTGGTAttctgtttctctctctgggCTGCCTTTTCGTGGGGTGTCTTATACCTCTCCTTTTCAGTCGTCCCCTTTCTCTATGGCGAGGACTTCAGCATGTCGAGCAGGGTGTACGTGGCAATGATGATTGCATCGGCTGCTGCAACAATTGTTGGCGTCTACCAGGAACATCTCTTAAAACACCCCcaatggaagaagcaagaagaaggcttccAGTACTCCGATTCAAAGTTCTGGGCCTTTATGCGAAGACGATTTCCGGCTGAGGCACCAGAGGCAAGACTCTACTTCACTTGCATCACTGCCATGCTATTACCCGCTGGGCTCTTCATTGCTTTCCTAGGATCTAATGGAAAGGGGGGATATACAAAGGCAGTCGGCCTGGGACTGGCAACATGGGGAATCTACTCCGTCTATCTCGCCACCTTCAACTACCTAGCGGATACGTATCATATTTACGCAAGTTCCGCTCTTGCGGCACAGAGCTTCTGCCGAAATGTTCTCGGTGGCTCCTTTCCTTTAATTACAAGCGTCATGTTTACCAATCTTGGTTTGAGAGGTGCTGGCGGTATGCTCGGTGGGATTGCTACAGGATTGACAGTCATTCCTTGGGTACTTCTCATTTATGGAGAGAGGATTCGCGCCAGGAGCAAATTTGCCAAA ACCCTGATAAAAGGGTAA
- a CDS encoding tetratricopeptide repeat domain-containing protein gives MLQRPSSRDGFHFAVICALPLQFDAVCDSLDEIWEDQDGKLGKAAGDSNYYTMGCMGNTPIVLLLLPGEVLLGDVIISEFVVRYDYGSQYPDEFKPKRSIEDMLGRPNKGTRILNAQLKTQRSRDRLEDNAFKLLQQLQEKMGKTKHRDADVCDTCRACVSIADQTNDHLVPRDRLREREACSLRTSGLVIHTGGVGSADTVMKSGEARDRISRRDKVIAFEKEGAGVWDELPSCIIIKGVSDYADSHKPKGWEKYAAATAASTAKALLLHHFEDRQSKRYTQDRIFSVPFAENHSFVGRDGVVKSLIDTLSDKRKDRVALVGMGGVGKTQVALRIAYMMENKEPACSVLWLPAISMAGFEQACTDLVKELNLPSTKNDDARELIQQHLSSERVGRWLLILDNADSEDILQGSEGVHGIYAYLPRSRGGHILVTTRWRKIAVDFAKQNVIEIAEMEHTDAKNLLYSSLNSDHLMWDEHVVNELLHLLTCLPLAIAQAAAYMDIFKVPIEEYLRLCRHSQQDMMELMRNQYQDDTLYHESQGAVATTWLISVSQLQNYNTAAAKLLFFLMWIEPQAIPQSILPDVGSEQEKIKAIGTLSSFGFLRARLERGIYDMHSLVHMVMRFWAQDQGIDTEMKGDVLRHLVKVFVSDDWDQRDTWRAYLPHVLHVFGAHRQIDPDSTSRLGFWAGTWLLRDGRNKEALTVAEQVVEIRETTLAQDDPDRPRSQLLLAIAYRANGQIKEASMLLEEGLKYHRAALPQGHPEQLVWQYQLARAYLDDEQVEEAIILLEDVVKVQTTTLGQDHKTQLASQLRLAVAYAANEQINEAIELLEHVVKIGATVLSQDNLLQLQSQYELARIYEANGQVKEAIALLEHVAKIQEIALPHNHPLQLLSQRSLATLYKVNGQIGEATALMAKIQETTPDNLDSNFA, from the exons ATGCTGCAACGACCATCCAGCCGAGATGGCTTCCATTTCGCCGTCATCTGTGCGCTGCCTCTTCAATTCGATGCTGTATGCGATTCCCTCGATGAAATTTGGGAAGATCAAGATGGAAAACTTGGGAAAGCTGCTGGCGACTCGAATTACTATACCATGGGATGCATGGGCAATACACCTATTGTTCTCCTCCTTCTGCCTGGGGAGG TTCTGCTTGGGGATGTCATCATTAGCGAATTCGTTGTACGGTATGACTATGGCAGCCAGTACCCAGATGAGTTCAAGCCAAAGAGATCGATTGAAGACATGCTCGGCAGACCTAATAAAGGGACTCGGATATTGAATGCTCAGCTCAAGACTCAGCGTTCCCGTGACAGGTTGGAAGACAATGCCTTCAAACTTTTACAACAACTCCAAGAAAAGATGGGGAAAACCAAACACCGGG ACGCAGATGTTTGTGATACCTGCCGTGCCTGTGTCTCTATTGCCGACCAAAC CAATGACCATCTGGTTCCCCGAGACCGCCTaagagagcgagaagcatGCAGTTTGAGAACCTCGGGGCTGGTCATACACACAGGCGGAGTTGGCTCTGCGGATACTGTGATGAAATCAGGTGAGGCGCGTGACAGAATATCGCGGAGAGACAAAGTCATTGCCTTTGAAAAGGAGGGAGCAGGTGTGTGGGACGAGTTACCATCAtgtatcatcatcaagggTGTATCTGACTACGCCGACTCTCACAAGCCAAAGGGATGGGAGAAATATGCTGCTGCAACTGCGGCATCTACGGCAAAAGCTCTGCTCTTACATCACTTCGAAGACAGACAGTCAAAGAGATATACTCAGG ATCGGATATTCTCCGTGCCCTTCGCTGAAAACCATAGCTTTGTGGGTCGCGATGGTGTGGTCAAGTCCTTGATCGATACTTTGTCTGATAAGAGGAAGGATCGTGTCGCTTTAGTCGGGATGGGTGGTGTAGGAAAGACCCAAGTGGCTCTAAGGATTGCCTACATGATGGAGAATAAAGAACCGGCGTGCAGCGTACTCTGGCTGCCTGCGATCAGCATGGCTGGCTTCGAACAAGCATGTACGGATCTTGTGAAGGAGCTAAACCTCCCAAGCACAAAAAACGATGATGCTAGGGAACTAATTCAGCAACATCTAAGCTCGGAACGCGTCGGCCGATGGCTTCTCATTCTGGATAATGCGGACAGTGAAGACATCCTGCAGGGATCTGAAGGCGTTCACGGGATATATGCCTACCTACCACGGAGCCGGGGCGGGCATATCCTCGTCACAACACGATGGCGGAAAATAGCTGTCGATTTTGCAAAGCAAAATGTGATCGAGATCGCGGAGATGGAGCATACAGACGCTAAGAACCTCTTGTACTCTTCTCTGAATTCGGATCATTTGATGTGGGATGAACATGTGGTCAACGAGCTACTGCATTTATTAACTTGTCTGCCGCTAGCTATAGCACAGGCAGCGGCCTATATGGATATCTTCAAAGTACCTATCGAAGAGTATCTTAGGCTTTGCCGTCATTCTCAACAAGATATGATGGAATTAATGCGCAACCAATACCAAGATGATACACTTTACCACGAGAGCCAAGGAGCGGTAGCTACAACATGGCTGATTTCGGTCAGCCAGCTCCAGAATTACAACACAGCGGCCGCAAAGttactcttctttttaaTGTGGATCGAGCCTCAAGCTATTCCCCAGTCGATATTGCCTGATGTAGGAtcagagcaagaaaaaataaaGGCAATAGGGACACTTAGCAGTTTTGGCTTCCTTCGAGCAAGACTGGAACGAGGAATTTATGACATGCATAGCCTAGTGCATATGGTCATGCGGTTTTGGGCCCAGGATCAAGGGATTGACACAGAAATGAAGGGTGACGTGCTCCGTCATCTTGTGAAAGTATTCGTATCAGATGACTGGGACCAGCGAGACACATGGCGAGCCTACTTACCGCACGTACTTCACGTATTCGGAGCGCATCGACAAATAGACCCAGATTCAACATCGCGCTTAGGTTTCTGGGCGGGAACTTGGCTTCTCCGAGATGGGCGGAACAAAGAAGCACTTACAGTGGCAGAGCAAGTTGTTGAAATTCGGGAAACAACGCTAGCTCAAGATGATCCGGACCGACCGAGATCACAACTTCTCTTAGCTATAGCATATCGAGCTAACGGGCAAATCAAGGAAGCTTCCATGCTACTAGAGGAGGGTTTGAAATATCATAGAGCAGCACTACCTCAAGGTCATCCAGAGCAATTAGTATGGCAATATCAGCTAGCAAGAGCATACTTGGATGATGAACAGGTTGAGGAAGCAATTATACTCCTAGAGGATGTTGTCAAGGTTCAGACAACGACACTCGGTCAGGATCATAAAACACAATTGGCATCGCAACTTCGTTTAGCAGTGGCTTATGCGGCCAATGAACAGATCAACGAAGCGATCGAACTTCTAGAACATGTGGTTAAGATTGGGGCGACGGTGCTATCTCAGGATAATCTACTACAATTGCAATCGCAATATGAGTTAGCAAGAATTTATGAAGCTAATGGACAGGTTAAGGAAGCGATTGCATTACTAGAACATGTTGCTAAGATTCAGGAGATAGCGTTACCTCATAATCATCCATTACAATTATTATCGCAACGTAGCTTAGCAACACTATACAAGGTTAATGGGCAAATCGGGGAGGCGACCGCACTAATGGCTAAGATTCAAGAGACAACACCGGATAATTTAGATAGCAATTTCGCATAG